Proteins encoded by one window of Balneola sp.:
- a CDS encoding TIGR00730 family Rossman fold protein, producing MKHICVYCGSRIPNSPELVDLASNLGKEIAQEGWTLVYGGGKVGTMGIIADAALDKGGEVIGVIPTHLKKAEVAHEGLTKLYETQDMHTRKALLENLSDVFVIIPGGFGTLDEFFEILTWKQLGIHSKPIILVNKSGYFNGLTQFFERSIDENYVRESSMGLFSVVESLEECLEILKG from the coding sequence ATGAAGCACATCTGTGTGTATTGCGGATCCCGTATTCCGAATAGTCCTGAGTTAGTAGATCTTGCCTCTAATCTTGGTAAAGAAATAGCTCAAGAAGGATGGACACTTGTGTATGGTGGTGGCAAGGTAGGTACCATGGGAATTATAGCTGATGCTGCCCTGGATAAAGGCGGAGAAGTAATCGGGGTTATCCCTACTCACCTCAAAAAAGCCGAAGTAGCCCATGAAGGACTAACCAAGCTTTATGAAACGCAGGATATGCACACCAGAAAAGCTTTATTGGAAAATCTTTCTGATGTATTTGTAATCATTCCCGGAGGTTTCGGAACCTTGGACGAATTCTTTGAAATTCTTACTTGGAAGCAACTTGGTATACATAGCAAACCCATCATACTGGTCAATAAATCCGGATACTTTAATGGCTTAACACAGTTTTTTGAGCGTTCCATTGATGAAAATTATGTCAGAGAATCGAGTATGGGGTTATTTAGCGTGGTTGAAAGCCTTG
- a CDS encoding cysteine desulfurase, with protein sequence MKTLYLDHAATTPLDERVLEAMLPFMTENYGNANSAHHLGQKAKVVVEEAREKVAHLINAEPSEIIFTSGGTESDNAVIKGVMAVAGNKNELITSHLEHHAVLHPIEMAKMNGFKPVFVEPEECGRITAERVNDVLTEHTALVSLMHVNNEIGCINEVKEIATLCTEKGVPFHSDTVQSLGKIPIDVQELGLDFLSGSAHKIYGPKGVGIMYVKNGSRWIPWMTGGSQERRRRAGTINVPGVVGFAKALELAIAEMEQNTAHYKHLRSLLISELDNKLNSCSYSINGNNENGVPHIVNLSFTDDQNHGIDGEMLLLNLDIEGICVSNGSACTSGAVEPSHVLTGLGIDETSAKSSIRVSFGKKNTPEDVHYFVEKLDGVLTRMFDLVQ encoded by the coding sequence ATGAAAACTCTTTATCTCGATCACGCAGCCACCACTCCTCTCGACGAACGTGTACTTGAAGCTATGCTTCCCTTTATGACCGAAAACTATGGCAACGCGAACTCTGCTCACCACTTGGGGCAAAAAGCTAAAGTTGTTGTTGAAGAAGCTCGTGAAAAAGTGGCCCATCTGATAAATGCAGAGCCTTCGGAGATTATATTTACCAGTGGAGGAACTGAAAGTGATAATGCTGTAATCAAAGGAGTAATGGCCGTAGCGGGTAATAAGAATGAATTGATTACCTCACATCTGGAACATCATGCGGTACTACATCCCATTGAGATGGCAAAGATGAATGGGTTCAAGCCAGTGTTTGTAGAACCCGAAGAATGCGGAAGAATTACTGCTGAAAGGGTTAATGATGTATTGACAGAGCATACTGCTCTGGTTAGCCTGATGCATGTAAATAATGAAATAGGTTGCATCAATGAGGTTAAAGAAATCGCTACACTTTGTACTGAGAAAGGCGTTCCTTTTCATTCTGATACTGTTCAAAGCCTTGGCAAAATTCCTATTGATGTTCAAGAACTAGGCCTGGATTTCCTCAGTGGTAGTGCCCATAAAATATATGGTCCCAAAGGAGTAGGGATCATGTATGTTAAAAATGGTTCTCGATGGATTCCATGGATGACTGGAGGCTCCCAGGAACGACGCAGAAGAGCAGGTACTATCAATGTACCTGGAGTTGTCGGTTTTGCTAAAGCCCTCGAGTTAGCAATAGCAGAAATGGAACAGAATACTGCACATTATAAGCACTTACGTTCCCTGTTGATTTCAGAGCTGGATAATAAGCTTAACAGTTGTAGCTATTCCATCAACGGGAATAATGAAAATGGAGTGCCCCACATCGTGAATCTCTCATTTACTGATGACCAAAATCATGGTATTGATGGTGAGATGTTGCTTCTGAATCTGGACATAGAAGGAATTTGCGTGTCTAACGGATCGGCATGCACGTCCGGTGCTGTAGAACCATCACATGTATTAACAGGACTAGGTATCGATGAAACCTCAGCTAAATCCAGTATCAGAGTTAGTTTTGGTAAAAAGAATACCCCTGAAGATGTCCACTACTTTGTTGAAAAACTTGATGGAGTACTTACCCGAATGTTTGATCTTGTTCAATGA
- a CDS encoding T9SS C-terminal target domain-containing protein, with protein sequence MKFRILLCSLSLLSGAAFAQNLNVVSTSPADGDFDVDTDSVVITFDQKIDYSFFGISDGSTDSEFNFFIAPDDSVYYLGASISADSMSAVYYVELGENTDFTVYLLDGESADGDLLEDPYIFQFTTAADTGQFVIEGTIDQEALAKVIEAHPYEDIFVALAYDPIVFGEEDDSTDVRAVFSTLVDKETGDFSIPRVREGEYYPMAFPIFGQEEEVDFFPLFYFYDVDGDFELDAIQVDAGTTVNDTLSGVNLFKFEITPFTFQEAIEKADSTIADLENIISILGGNTFYASYSDDIEEDGTTEKTKFGSLGIERSFEADDHGGDGEFLDITSFPSGYQFQWSIFGYDAIKDSVVNIIVTPFDSFVAAYFGKDDTDLPDSVDFDSFDPLPVTFIDSDSAAFIMEENGGWEFRDRFTGNHSSWEMELEAFHNYVEFEPDPTTDAPVMWIGRYNGNTYNPYTGFAEQGYFDIYLDIETGEVLHIDSLIGEPFELALITFDEALALAEETIDSLGTDVVIVGGGTSYRSDFIFDSPQDGEIQAKGNPETPLLAADHDEEGGDGDWFYYRYLYFGEDEPETGEQLFWNIYGYNTVKDSAFSIGVTFNDVNFSGYLGKDETDLPDTVDFASIKPLPETFIDSDSAAYIIETNGGWDFRDRFHGDYSFWEMELEALHNYWEFGPNPTETAPVMWRGRYYGTSFDPYDGFYIESYLDIYIDIETGALLFTDSLTVNPLDSALITFSEALDLAQSVIDSLENDPVILGGTTFYFSETAFDGGTGGGDFKTVPEGIFTSNDGHDGEDDDDVFPFEFLFEPSGEQLQWEIFGYDGVKDSAFTISVSFFDTQFEGYISEEDAELPDTVAFSSLKEIPESFIDSDSAVYIMEENGGWDFRSEFDGDYGFWYMDLQAVHEYWLFPPDPTVDAPVLWKGSYLGLGFDPITEEYYGGYFVIYLDMETGEILFTDSEIVAGPGDSFITFDDAVGLADSLLSNHPNDLELVGGVTRYTNAEAIFKDNPNFQNERFQSKVTALADEDSSFTISPDGYAFSWELFAYDPVKDSVLFINVTEFDVFEMYYAGEDDFEEPIEFDDIDPLPFTHIDSDSAAYLIDEAGGYAFRATLEDSEINWIWEAELQLLHNYWEFPPDPTPDAPITWHMRYYAWAFDPSGVPVGADSLTIILDAETGDVLYQSVIVSNENEDALPTEFSLSQNYPNPFNPTTTIPFSLREASRVEISVYSILGQKVATIVNEQYPAGSHSVRWDARNLASGMYIYRMQAKGFTQTKKLILLK encoded by the coding sequence ATGAAGTTTCGGATACTATTGTGCTCTTTGAGCTTATTGTCTGGTGCAGCTTTTGCACAAAATCTAAATGTAGTCAGTACCTCTCCCGCTGACGGTGATTTTGATGTTGATACAGATTCTGTAGTAATTACTTTTGATCAAAAAATAGATTACAGTTTCTTCGGAATCAGTGATGGATCAACAGACTCAGAATTCAATTTCTTTATAGCTCCTGATGATTCTGTGTATTACTTAGGGGCTAGTATAAGTGCAGATAGTATGTCTGCGGTATACTATGTGGAATTAGGTGAAAACACTGATTTCACAGTTTACTTGCTTGATGGAGAATCTGCTGATGGAGATCTCCTTGAGGATCCATACATCTTTCAGTTCACTACTGCAGCCGATACAGGGCAGTTTGTAATTGAAGGAACAATCGATCAGGAAGCTCTTGCAAAGGTAATCGAGGCTCATCCTTACGAAGACATATTTGTAGCACTTGCTTATGATCCAATTGTTTTTGGAGAAGAGGATGATAGTACGGATGTACGAGCAGTTTTCTCCACATTAGTGGATAAAGAAACGGGTGATTTCTCAATTCCCAGAGTCAGAGAAGGTGAATATTACCCCATGGCTTTTCCTATTTTTGGTCAAGAGGAAGAAGTAGATTTCTTTCCTCTTTTCTACTTCTATGATGTAGATGGAGACTTTGAGCTTGATGCTATCCAGGTTGATGCCGGTACTACGGTAAATGATACTTTGAGTGGTGTAAACCTGTTTAAGTTTGAAATCACGCCTTTCACTTTCCAGGAAGCTATTGAAAAAGCCGATTCTACCATTGCAGATCTTGAGAACATAATTTCAATTCTTGGTGGAAATACGTTTTATGCTTCTTACTCAGATGATATTGAAGAAGATGGTACTACTGAAAAAACTAAATTCGGGAGTCTAGGGATAGAAAGATCTTTCGAAGCTGATGATCACGGCGGAGATGGAGAATTCCTTGATATCACAAGCTTCCCATCGGGTTACCAATTCCAATGGAGCATTTTTGGGTACGATGCTATTAAAGATTCCGTAGTTAATATCATTGTAACTCCTTTCGATTCTTTTGTTGCTGCCTATTTTGGTAAAGATGATACCGACTTACCAGATAGTGTAGACTTTGATTCATTTGATCCGCTACCGGTAACGTTTATTGACAGTGACTCCGCTGCCTTTATCATGGAAGAAAATGGTGGATGGGAATTCCGAGATCGTTTTACAGGAAATCATAGCTCCTGGGAAATGGAACTGGAAGCTTTTCATAACTATGTGGAGTTCGAACCCGATCCAACTACAGATGCACCTGTAATGTGGATTGGTCGATATAATGGAAATACCTACAATCCTTATACTGGTTTCGCTGAGCAAGGATATTTTGATATTTACCTCGATATCGAAACCGGAGAAGTACTTCATATCGACTCCCTAATTGGCGAACCTTTTGAGTTAGCGCTGATTACTTTTGATGAAGCATTAGCGCTTGCTGAAGAAACGATCGACAGTCTGGGCACTGATGTTGTTATTGTAGGTGGAGGTACATCTTACAGAAGTGATTTCATTTTTGACAGCCCTCAAGATGGAGAAATCCAAGCAAAAGGAAATCCTGAAACACCTCTTTTAGCTGCTGATCACGATGAAGAAGGAGGAGATGGAGATTGGTTCTACTACAGGTATCTATATTTTGGTGAAGATGAGCCTGAAACTGGCGAGCAGCTTTTCTGGAATATCTATGGGTACAATACGGTAAAAGACTCTGCTTTTTCAATTGGTGTTACTTTCAATGATGTAAATTTCTCAGGATACCTCGGTAAAGATGAAACCGATCTTCCTGATACTGTAGATTTTGCTTCCATCAAACCCCTTCCTGAAACTTTCATTGATAGCGATTCTGCGGCTTATATCATTGAAACGAACGGTGGTTGGGATTTCCGAGACCGATTCCATGGAGATTACAGCTTCTGGGAAATGGAATTAGAAGCCTTGCACAATTATTGGGAGTTCGGTCCAAATCCTACTGAAACTGCTCCTGTGATGTGGAGAGGCCGATATTACGGTACCTCTTTCGATCCTTACGATGGATTCTATATAGAATCGTACCTGGATATTTATATCGACATAGAAACCGGTGCGCTTTTATTTACAGATTCATTAACCGTTAATCCACTGGATTCTGCATTAATCACTTTTAGCGAAGCGCTTGACCTCGCTCAATCTGTGATTGATAGCCTTGAAAACGATCCTGTCATTCTTGGAGGAACTACCTTCTACTTTTCTGAAACAGCCTTTGATGGCGGCACCGGAGGAGGAGACTTCAAAACGGTTCCTGAAGGTATTTTCACAAGTAACGACGGACATGATGGGGAAGACGATGATGATGTATTCCCATTTGAATTCCTTTTTGAGCCTAGTGGCGAACAACTGCAATGGGAGATATTTGGATATGACGGCGTCAAAGATTCTGCATTCACAATCAGTGTTTCTTTCTTCGATACTCAATTCGAAGGATACATAAGTGAAGAAGATGCGGAATTACCTGACACGGTTGCCTTTTCTTCATTAAAGGAAATACCGGAATCATTTATCGATAGTGATTCAGCGGTCTACATTATGGAGGAAAATGGCGGATGGGATTTCCGATCTGAGTTTGATGGTGACTACGGTTTTTGGTATATGGATTTACAAGCCGTACATGAGTACTGGTTATTCCCTCCTGATCCAACCGTAGACGCTCCTGTGTTATGGAAAGGTTCTTATCTAGGATTAGGCTTTGACCCCATTACAGAAGAATACTACGGCGGATACTTTGTGATTTACCTGGATATGGAAACAGGTGAAATCTTATTCACTGATTCTGAAATCGTAGCAGGCCCCGGAGACTCTTTCATCACTTTTGATGATGCTGTAGGTCTTGCTGATAGCCTGTTAAGTAACCATCCAAATGATCTAGAGTTGGTAGGTGGAGTTACCAGGTATACAAATGCCGAAGCCATTTTCAAGGATAATCCGAACTTCCAAAATGAGCGTTTCCAAAGTAAAGTAACGGCTCTTGCAGATGAGGACTCTTCCTTTACTATCAGTCCTGATGGGTATGCATTTAGCTGGGAGCTTTTTGCTTATGATCCGGTTAAAGACTCCGTTCTATTCATAAATGTAACTGAGTTTGATGTATTCGAAATGTATTATGCAGGTGAAGATGATTTCGAAGAACCTATCGAGTTTGATGATATCGATCCTCTTCCGTTTACACATATTGATAGTGACTCTGCTGCTTATCTGATTGATGAAGCGGGAGGCTATGCATTCCGAGCAACTTTGGAAGACTCTGAGATTAACTGGATTTGGGAGGCTGAGTTACAATTGCTTCACAATTACTGGGAGTTCCCACCTGATCCAACTCCAGATGCACCTATCACGTGGCACATGAGATACTATGCGTGGGCCTTCGATCCTTCCGGAGTTCCAGTCGGAGCAGACTCTCTAACTATTATTCTTGATGCAGAAACGGGAGATGTTCTATATCAATCTGTAATTGTATCGAATGAAAATGAAGATGCTCTGCCAACAGAGTTTAGTCTCTCACAGAACTATCCAAATCCATTTAACCCAACTACTACTATCCCCTTCTCATTACGAGAAGCTTCAAGAGTAGAAATAAGTGTTTATTCTATTCTGGGCCAGAAAGTAGCTACCATTGTGAATGAGCAGTACCCTGCCGGTTCGCATTCGGTTAGATGGGATGCCAGAAACCTGGCTAGTGGAATGTATATTTACAGGATGCAGGCAAAAGGTTTTACTCAAACCAAAAAACTAATCCTGCTTAAATAA
- a CDS encoding phosphoglycerate kinase, with the protein MAKLTLNDIDVQGKKVLMRVDFNVPIINGEITDDNRVVQALPSIQHVIDAGALLILTSHLGRPKGERNPEFSLKPVAEHLASLIDAKVHFADDCIGEAASSVIEKADFGEIVVLENVRFHKEETDNETGFAKALASHADVFVNDAFGSSHRAHASVAGVTEFLQPSASGYLLEKEIRYLSDSVNDPNRPFVAILGGAKVSDKIPVIENLINKVDTIIIGGGMAYTFLVANGKSVGNSLLQEEMVSTAKKLMEDAKKAGVNLMLPFDFVIADDFSNEANQEVVDEDNIKDDWEALDIGPQSAIAFGNAIKAAKTVVWNGPMGVFEMPSFAEGTNAVAMALVEATKFGATTIIGGGDSASAIKQAGLSDQVSHVSTGGGASLEYLEGKDLPGVSSLTDK; encoded by the coding sequence ATGGCGAAGCTCACTCTTAACGACATCGATGTACAAGGCAAAAAAGTACTAATGCGCGTCGACTTTAATGTACCCATTATTAATGGCGAAATAACAGACGATAACCGGGTAGTTCAGGCATTACCATCTATCCAACATGTTATTGATGCAGGAGCCTTGCTAATACTTACGTCTCACTTAGGGCGCCCAAAAGGAGAAAGAAATCCGGAGTTCTCACTAAAACCAGTGGCCGAACATTTAGCTTCTTTAATAGATGCAAAGGTACATTTTGCAGATGATTGTATAGGAGAAGCTGCATCATCAGTTATTGAGAAAGCTGATTTTGGTGAAATAGTGGTTCTTGAAAACGTTCGATTTCATAAAGAAGAGACTGATAATGAAACCGGGTTTGCAAAAGCACTTGCCAGCCATGCTGATGTATTTGTAAATGATGCTTTCGGAAGTAGTCACAGGGCTCATGCTTCAGTTGCGGGAGTAACTGAGTTTCTGCAGCCGTCGGCTTCAGGATATCTTTTAGAAAAGGAGATTAGATATCTAAGCGATAGTGTAAATGATCCCAATCGACCATTTGTGGCTATTTTAGGAGGAGCAAAGGTATCAGATAAAATTCCAGTGATTGAAAACCTTATTAATAAAGTGGATACCATAATTATTGGTGGGGGGATGGCTTATACATTCCTTGTAGCAAATGGTAAGTCTGTGGGTAATTCTCTGCTTCAGGAAGAAATGGTATCAACCGCAAAGAAACTGATGGAAGACGCTAAGAAAGCCGGAGTCAATCTCATGCTCCCTTTCGATTTTGTAATAGCTGATGACTTTAGCAATGAAGCCAATCAGGAAGTAGTTGACGAAGATAATATCAAAGATGACTGGGAAGCACTAGACATTGGGCCACAATCTGCAATTGCATTTGGGAATGCAATCAAGGCCGCTAAAACAGTAGTTTGGAATGGGCCAATGGGAGTATTCGAGATGCCTAGTTTTGCTGAAGGGACCAATGCGGTAGCTATGGCACTTGTAGAGGCGACAAAATTTGGAGCAACTACGATAATTGGTGGGGGAGATTCGGCTTCTGCCATAAAGCAAGCAGGGTTAAGTGATCAGGTATCACACGTTTCAACAGGAGGGGGAGCTAGTTTGGAATACCTGGAAGGAAAAGACTTGCCAGGTGTAAGTTCGTTGACTGATAAATAA
- a CDS encoding DUF3857 domain-containing protein: MKSFWIVLIGFFLFTSSAKAQPKDYGDISAEDFLAYDSTYNESASAVILFEKGVVEFDSDYNCILQLHRRIKILTDQGADYGDIEIPAYKPARQNVSSIKAVTYILNEDGEIEEKKINEEDIFTSVEGHVIEVKKFTMPDLQPGVIIEYYYRKKMGNAFMMPDWEFHGYIPIEWSEIEMIVPSTLNYRMVFKGGDTLHINEAERINNLVNNMPAQSIRLAKKDLKPIESLPFLLNRDDHVSSVITQLTGMSIPGYYPRNFPRSWDEIIKQLNEREDFGKQKANRAIKGLVNSIITDGMNDLEKVEAVYSYMVNNFEWDGYHYLVTEKGIRDTFDDKMGNSADLNLLLTIMLREAGIGTNPALISTRDNGSVLGDYPSLNQFNMLVVAVESEEGVFMLDASSGLRSYTFPHPKLLFRNALVIRKDNTFGWLLTHSLENSSERLSMNYSLKDSSKIAVSISARTKGAFSEQLRSDVDRLDFNSYWEDYYSDLEDVTVDSSSFTNLQNLGESVTYKTSFSMEKEERLKLGNEFIYLNPFLFLSEPENPFIKTERNLPIEFPFPYGKQHLVRVTLPDGYIVDEIPESVEVNLPDQGGYYRFQTNLTGDVLTLVSITSINTYYYAPDQYQEIKELFEAKYKATNSQVVLKKESSE; this comes from the coding sequence GTGAAAAGTTTCTGGATCGTTTTAATAGGATTCTTTCTTTTTACTTCTTCAGCAAAAGCACAGCCGAAGGATTATGGAGATATAAGTGCTGAGGATTTCTTAGCATATGACTCCACCTATAATGAATCGGCTTCGGCGGTAATATTATTCGAAAAAGGGGTAGTAGAATTTGATTCTGACTACAATTGCATCCTTCAGCTTCATAGACGAATTAAAATATTAACTGATCAAGGAGCTGATTATGGAGATATTGAGATTCCTGCTTATAAACCTGCCCGGCAAAATGTGTCAAGCATAAAGGCGGTTACCTATATACTCAATGAAGATGGAGAAATTGAGGAAAAAAAGATAAATGAAGAGGATATTTTCACATCGGTAGAAGGTCATGTTATAGAAGTAAAGAAATTCACCATGCCCGATTTGCAACCAGGGGTAATAATTGAATACTATTATCGGAAAAAGATGGGGAATGCATTCATGATGCCTGATTGGGAATTCCATGGGTACATTCCTATAGAATGGAGTGAAATAGAAATGATCGTTCCATCTACATTGAATTACAGAATGGTTTTTAAGGGAGGGGATACCCTACATATTAATGAAGCAGAAAGGATTAATAACCTGGTAAATAATATGCCTGCCCAGAGTATCAGGCTGGCAAAGAAAGACCTTAAGCCCATCGAGTCATTACCTTTTTTATTGAACAGAGATGATCATGTTTCTTCCGTAATAACTCAGCTAACCGGAATGAGTATCCCAGGTTATTATCCAAGAAATTTTCCGCGGAGTTGGGACGAAATAATTAAACAACTAAATGAGAGGGAAGATTTCGGTAAACAGAAGGCTAACCGCGCTATAAAAGGGCTTGTTAATTCTATTATAACTGATGGAATGAATGACTTAGAAAAAGTAGAAGCTGTTTACAGTTATATGGTAAACAATTTTGAATGGGACGGTTATCATTACTTGGTTACAGAAAAAGGAATTAGAGATACTTTCGATGACAAAATGGGGAATAGCGCAGATTTAAATTTACTTCTTACCATCATGTTAAGGGAAGCGGGTATCGGCACTAATCCGGCCTTAATTAGTACTCGAGATAATGGAAGTGTTTTAGGTGATTACCCCTCATTGAATCAATTCAATATGTTAGTTGTTGCTGTTGAATCAGAGGAGGGGGTGTTTATGCTTGATGCTTCATCAGGATTAAGGTCTTATACCTTTCCTCACCCAAAACTTCTATTTCGAAATGCATTAGTAATCAGGAAGGATAACACCTTTGGTTGGCTGCTTACCCATTCCCTGGAAAATTCATCAGAGAGATTAAGTATGAATTATTCCCTGAAGGATTCTTCAAAAATTGCAGTTTCAATTTCAGCGAGGACAAAAGGGGCTTTTTCTGAACAATTGAGGAGCGATGTAGATCGGTTAGATTTTAACTCATATTGGGAGGACTACTACAGTGATCTGGAAGATGTTACTGTAGACTCATCTTCCTTCACTAACCTTCAGAATCTAGGAGAAAGCGTAACGTATAAAACGTCTTTTTCTATGGAGAAAGAAGAGAGGCTTAAGCTAGGTAATGAATTTATCTACCTGAACCCTTTTCTTTTTTTAAGTGAACCAGAAAACCCGTTTATCAAAACGGAGCGGAATCTGCCTATCGAATTTCCATTTCCCTATGGTAAGCAACACCTGGTTAGAGTAACTCTGCCTGATGGGTATATAGTGGATGAAATACCTGAATCAGTAGAAGTGAATCTGCCAGATCAGGGAGGGTATTACCGTTTTCAAACCAACCTAACAGGAGATGTTTTAACTCTGGTATCTATCACCAGTATTAATACCTACTACTATGCACCTGATCAGTATCAGGAGATAAAAGAGCTATTCGAAGCCAAGTACAAAGCAACTAATTCTCAGGTGGTTCTAAAAAAAGAAAGCTCTGAATAA